Below is a genomic region from Demequina sp..
CGGCGATCGCGCTGGAACCGGGCCACATCAGCGCCTACGCACTGGTGATCGAGCCCGGCACCAAGATGGGCGCGCAACTGCGTCGCGGCGAGATCGCGGCGACCGATCCCGACACTCAAGCGGACATGTATGAGGCCGCCGACGCCGCGCTGTCTGCTGCCGGTTATGCATGGTACGAGGTGTCGAACTGGTCCAAGTCTCGGCAGGAGCGGTGCCGCCACAACATGGCGTACTGGACCAGCGAGGACTGGTGGGGAATCGGACCCGGCGCCCATAGCTATCTGGGCCCAGCGTCGGGCGCTGGTGGTGAGCGGGGTGCAAAGCGGTGGTGGAACGTGAAGCATCCCCGCGCCTACGGCGACGTGCTGGCGAAAGGCGAGCTGCCCGTCGGCGGGGACGAGGAGCTGACCGCGGAGGACCTAGCGCTCGAGTCCGTGATGCTGCGCATCCGCCTCGCTGACGGGATCCCCACTGCCGGCCTCCCGCCGCGAGCCGTGGCGGAACTCATCGCGGAGGGTCTCGTTGACGGCGCGGCGGCCGTTGGCGGGACGCTGCGGCTCACGCTGCGCGGACGCCTGCTTGCGGACCACGTGGTCCGCACCCTCACCCAGCCGCGGCGCTACTTGATGAACCTGATGATGAGGGGTATCCGGTAGTACTCGCCGCGATTCGCCGCGACGGCCGCGAGAATCGAGATGACCAATAGGTAGATCCCGTAGGCGATCAGCGCGGGGATGAAGACGAAGCCCCCGATGAAGAACGTGATGACCGTGCCGATTCCGGCGACGAGCCCGGCGAGGACCAGCGTGATCCCCGCGTTCACCTGCTGCTTGCCGTGGAAGTCGACGAGCGCGCTGCGCTCGCGGTAGATGAGCCAGATGACGAGCACGGCGACAAGGCCGAGCATCCCGCCAGACAGGATCGCGCCGCCACGGCCGCGACGTTGATCAGCATCGCCCACATGCGGGCGTCCGCCTCGAGCATGGGCTGGGGCGGATAGACGACTGGCACCGATGGCTGCGGAAGGTCTTGAGGTTGTTCGCTCACCGTTCCACTGTGACACAAACACAAGCGGCCCCGATATCCGGAATCGACCGGATATCGGGGCCGCTGTGTTAGGGGAAAACCCTGATTACTTGACGAAGCGGAACGTGAAGGGGTAGCGGTAGCTCTCGCCCTTGTTGTTCTTCATCGCGGCCTGGATGCCGAAGACAAGGGCCAGGATGAACACGATGACCCACAGCACCATGCCGATGATGATGACAAACAGGATCGACGAGATGATGTAGCCGATCACCAAGGTGATGCCCCAGTTGAGGGCCTCCTTGCCCTCGGAGTCGACGAAGGTGCTGCGCTCCCTGAAGATCAGCCACACAATCAGCGGCGCGATCAGCGGAAAGAGGATGTTGCCGGCGCTGCCGAGCGTGGCGTAGAGCCGCGCGTCCGAGTCGGACAGGGCAGGCTGCGGGGCGGCAGCGGGCGGGGGAGGCGTTTCGCTCATGTTGTGGACTCCACAGTCTCTTTGAACGGACAGGAAGTTGGGGCGCAAGTCCCGTGCGCGGATGGGGGACACACCGCAAGTGACTGCACGTCCAACGCGCTCAATCTAGCGAGATTTGCACGGCGCGTACATAGACGCGCGCGCTACAGCGTCAATCCTCGAGCGAGAGCACGCGGATCTGCACCGGGTAGGACGTGGGCACGCCGCGCCGCACTCGGCGGAATGCGTTGACGCACAGGACCAGGGCCACCACGATCACGGCCACCTGGAGCATGCGGCCCACGAAGCCGACGAACGGCACGAACATCCAGATGAGCGTGCCCGCAGCGAACGCGACGAGGAACGCCATGCCCGCGTTGGTCGCCTTCGCAGCTTCGCGCGCGACGAAGGGGTCCTCCTCTCGCCGGACGCGCCACACGAGCCAAGGAATCACGGGCCCGATCACCGCCCCAAGGTGCGCGAAACCGGCGAGCGAGGTGTCGGGACCGTCGAGCGGCGAGTAGCTCATGCGCACACGCTACTGGCCGCTCCCACGGCCCGTCGTAGAATTAGCACTCAGACATGCCGAGTGCTAGCCGGGAGGGACCATGAGCGATGACCGTCGCCAGGCCGTGCTGCGCGCGATCGTCGAGGGCTACGTCGCCACCTCGGAGCCGGTTGGCTCGATGGCGCTTGCGGCCCGCACCGGCCTGTCCGTGTCGCCGGCAACAATTCGCAACGACATGGCCGCGCTTGAGGACGAGGGTCTCATCGCCCAGCCGCACACCTCGGCCGGTCGCATCCCCACGGACAAGGGCTACCGAGCCTTCGTAGACCACCTTGCGGCAACCTCGTTGCCCGAGCCACAGCGTCGGGCCATTGCAAGCTTTCTCTCAGACGCCGCCGACCTCAACGACGTCGTTGAGCGGTCCGTGCGGTTGCTCAGCCAGCTCACGCGACACGTTGCCGTTGTCCAGTACCCGTCGCTGCGCGAGGCGGCCGTGCGCCGTGTGGAGCTGGTGCGCATAGGGCTCGATCGTGCGCTCGTGGTGGTGGTGTCCGCCGATGCCCGCGTGGAGCAGCAGACGATCGTCCTCGACGACACCCCGAGCGACGACATGTTCGAACGCATCGGCCGCGAACTCAACGAGCAGTCGATCGGCGTGCGGCCGGCAGCGCTCGCCGAGTCGCTCGACGCCTGGGTTGCGCGCTCGCCGCAGGTGCCGTGGGCCCGCAAGGTGGCCGACGCTGTTGTGGGGGCCGCGCGTGGCGGCACCGTGGAGCGGGTGGTCTTCGCGGGCACGTCCCATCTCGCGGGCGGAGGCTTCGAGCCCGACGCCATGGGCGCCGTGCTCGACACGCTTGAGGAGCAGGTGGTGCTGCTGCGGCTGCTGCACGAGATGGCCGCAGACTCCGGCGACGTGGCCGTACGGATCGGCGCTGAGACGCATGCAGACTCGTTGCGCGGCGCGTCCCTCGTGGCGAGCGTCTACGGACCAGGCTCGCAGTCTCTCGTTGGAGCGCTCGGGCCCACCCGCATGGACTATCCAGGGACGATCGCGGCGGTTCGCGCCGTGGCCCGCTACCTGTCAAGGGCCGTCGAGGCCGACTAGTGAAGAGGACGTAAGTGAAGGATTACTACGGGGTGCTTGGTGTGCCTCGCACCGCCACCGAGGCGGAGATCAAGAAGGCGTACCGCAAGCTCGCTCGCGAGCTGCACCCCGACGTCGCCGGCTCCGAAGGCGAAGAGCGCTTCAAGGAGGTGGCAGCCGCGTACGACGTGCTCGGCCACCCGGACAAGCGTGCCCAGTACGACAGGGGAGTGGACCCGCGAGCGGCGAGCGGAGCGTCGGGCGGCCCGCAGGGCTTTGGGTTTGAGGACATCTTCGAGACCTTCTTTGGCGGCGGGCAGCAGCGGCGCGGTCCCGCGTCGCGGGTGCAGCGCGGCGGCGACACGTTGGTGCACGAGGACGTCACGCTCGAGGAGGCCGTCTTCGGCGTCTCGCGTGAGTTCACCGTGGATCTCGCAGACGAGTGCGGCAC
It encodes:
- the hemW gene encoding radical SAM family heme chaperone HemW, coding for MTGTDAPRDFGVYIHVPFCTVRCGYCDFNTYAPGELGGATPAGYVDAALHEMELAGAAMGAEVRPASTVFFGGGTPTLLPADALARLLGGVRQVWGLVPDAEVTTEANPDSVTRESLAVLADAGFTRVSLGMQSVVPHVLATLERTHNPDNVARAVEWAHEAGLATSVDLIYGTPGESLEDWQRSLDAAIALEPGHISAYALVIEPGTKMGAQLRRGEIAATDPDTQADMYEAADAALSAAGYAWYEVSNWSKSRQERCRHNMAYWTSEDWWGIGPGAHSYLGPASGAGGERGAKRWWNVKHPRAYGDVLAKGELPVGGDEELTAEDLALESVMLRIRLADGIPTAGLPPRAVAELIAEGLVDGAAAVGGTLRLTLRGRLLADHVVRTLTQPRRYLMNLMMRGIR
- a CDS encoding DUF4870 domain-containing protein, with protein sequence MGDADQRRGRGGAILSGGMLGLVAVLVIWLIYRERSALVDFHGKQQVNAGITLVLAGLVAGIGTVITFFIGGFVFIPALIAYGIYLLVISILAAVAANRGEYYRIPLIIRFIK
- a CDS encoding DUF4870 domain-containing protein gives rise to the protein MSETPPPPAAAPQPALSDSDARLYATLGSAGNILFPLIAPLIVWLIFRERSTFVDSEGKEALNWGITLVIGYIISSILFVIIIGMVLWVIVFILALVFGIQAAMKNNKGESYRYPFTFRFVK
- a CDS encoding DUF4870 domain-containing protein — its product is MSYSPLDGPDTSLAGFAHLGAVIGPVIPWLVWRVRREEDPFVAREAAKATNAGMAFLVAFAAGTLIWMFVPFVGFVGRMLQVAVIVVALVLCVNAFRRVRRGVPTSYPVQIRVLSLED
- the hrcA gene encoding heat-inducible transcriptional repressor HrcA, producing the protein MSDDRRQAVLRAIVEGYVATSEPVGSMALAARTGLSVSPATIRNDMAALEDEGLIAQPHTSAGRIPTDKGYRAFVDHLAATSLPEPQRRAIASFLSDAADLNDVVERSVRLLSQLTRHVAVVQYPSLREAAVRRVELVRIGLDRALVVVVSADARVEQQTIVLDDTPSDDMFERIGRELNEQSIGVRPAALAESLDAWVARSPQVPWARKVADAVVGAARGGTVERVVFAGTSHLAGGGFEPDAMGAVLDTLEEQVVLLRLLHEMAADSGDVAVRIGAETHADSLRGASLVASVYGPGSQSLVGALGPTRMDYPGTIAAVRAVARYLSRAVEAD